The nucleotide window GTGACTGAGCCTATTAGGCTGTTTACAGTCAGGAGTAGAAATATTAGTGCATATGTGTTGCCCATGAACTTTTCCGCTATATAAAAGCCTGGGTACTGTGTAACGTTAAGGAGGTTATGTATACCGGAATTTGAATACCCTACAGACGCTATTTCGAAGTAAGACGCAAAAATTACAGCAATAGCAGCAACACAATAGGCTATTATATATGCTTTCCCCACAGTTTTACCTCTGCCCTTAGCCTCGTATCCTAAGAAGAACGATGCCCCACCCCCAGCTAAAGTGAAGCCTACTGCTAGGGACCCTGAAAACAGTGCAGAGGGAGACACGCTCGGCAATAGAGGTTTAATTGATAACCCGGTTACAGTGAGGACTTTTATTCCCAGTAAGAGTATGAAAATTATTTCCAGAGTAGATGTAATAAAAGCGTAGTATAAGGGTGGCCTAATTCCGGTAAGTAATAGTATGGTCAATACTATGGGTATTAGTAGTTCAAAAAAGCTGGGGTCGACATTAAATTCCGAAGTTATTACGACTCCCGCTAAATAGGTGGAAGCTGAAGAAAGGTATAGTGTATAGCTCATCCAATACAACCAGCCTGAAATTTTACCGAGTAGTTCGCCCCCTCCACTTCTCGCAAAGTCATAAGTACCTCCCGTAGTAGCAACTACTTTAGAGTACCTATACCCTATCAAGACCCACAAAAAATAAATGAGGGCCCCTAGGAGACCGGCCAAGAAAGTAGATGCTAGGGAACTCGAAAGGGCGTAGGTGAGGTAGGCCGATACAGACCCCAGCGGGGCTATTGAGCTCAGTGATTGGGCATAAACTAGCTCAGGTCTTATCGTCTCTTCTTTCGGCTCGAGCCTCTTGGATAAGCTGTCCATACGATTGCTTTAAATAAGCCGTATTTAATTTTTAATTATGGACAGCAAGGAGAAAGCTGAAATTTTGGAAAAAGCTAAGGATGAATTACAAGATATAATAAACGACATAGAAGATTTACTTGAAAAAGTATATAATAAAGAAGAATTAGACAAACATGATATAAAAAATATAATAGAAAGACTCGAGGATATAAGAGATGATTTAAGGGAATTAAGCTGAAATTTAACGTTCCAATTAAATTTTAAAGCCCAAAATCAGATAATAACATATGATAATAGATCCCATAACTCTGTTGAGAATAATGTTCGCCACAATGGGCACAGTACTAATATTCTTCGGTGGAGTTCACCTAGCGTTTCACAAGTTGAACCTACCAGGTTTTGAAGGGAAATGGGCCGTTAATCTTTCTATAACATTAATATCTGTTAGCTTAGCCTTATACGTGATGACCTTTCTAGTGTTATGACCTTTTTACAACTAGTTGAAGTTAAAGCTACGGCTTGAGTAAAAGAAGTCTAAGCTCTAGTATAGTTTTCAAATACCGATTTAGAGAAAATACTTAGCCTCCTATAACTCGAAGATAATTTTAGATAATTCATCCTCATATTTCTTTACTTCACTATCCACTTTAATTTCAAATTCTTTAGTATCAGCCAGTTTGTTATTCTTAACATACCATAGGGGTAAAGTGATTTTCCCGTCAGC belongs to Stygiolobus caldivivus and includes:
- a CDS encoding APC family permease; amino-acid sequence: MDSLSKRLEPKEETIRPELVYAQSLSSIAPLGSVSAYLTYALSSSLASTFLAGLLGALIYFLWVLIGYRYSKVVATTGGTYDFARSGGGELLGKISGWLYWMSYTLYLSSASTYLAGVVITSEFNVDPSFFELLIPIVLTILLLTGIRPPLYYAFITSTLEIIFILLLGIKVLTVTGLSIKPLLPSVSPSALFSGSLAVGFTLAGGGASFFLGYEAKGRGKTVGKAYIIAYCVAAIAVIFASYFEIASVGYSNSGIHNLLNVTQYPGFYIAEKFMGNTYALIFLLLTVNSLIGSVTAAYVALSRLTYSLIRKDMLLSILILATVFISINVLAAVTNSYLTVYTVTTEMSLVTLYASHTIVSSVYPFFTKKIQGRSTISDLILSVSATILMGYGIFSNLVPVSQVSVYGIISLIAGVIIGSIHWWLKR